From the genome of [Limnothrix rosea] IAM M-220, one region includes:
- the asnS gene encoding asparagine--tRNA ligase: protein MTMRIKEILKSAEIQSTVTIEGWVKTKRELKAFSFIEISDGSTMDGIQVIIDKDLADYDNIIKQLNTGASVTAEGLVVESPGKGQRIEVQASAITVHGEADPETYPLQKKRHSFEFLRTIGHLRGKTNTLGAVMRVRNACATAIHQFFQEKGFIWAHTPIITASDCEGAGEMFAVTNFDIANPKRDKAGAINYAEDFFGRPAYLTVSGQLEAEVMAMSFKNVYTFGPTFRAENSNTSRHLAEFWMVEPEMAFCDIIGDQDLAEEFLKYIFKYVLETCPEDMEFFNKRIDKTVLETANNIIDNEFERITYTEAIALLEKSSKKFEFPVAWGIDMQSEHERYLAEELFKKPLIVTNYPKEIKAFYMRLNDDEKTVAAMDVLVPKIGELIGGSQREERLDVLERRIKAMNIEADDLWWYLDLRRFGTVPHAGFGLGFERLVQFMTGMANIRDVIPFPRTPLNAEF, encoded by the coding sequence ATGACCATGCGCATCAAGGAAATCCTAAAATCTGCTGAAATCCAGTCCACCGTTACCATCGAAGGCTGGGTCAAAACAAAGCGGGAACTAAAAGCGTTTTCCTTTATCGAGATTAGCGATGGCTCCACCATGGACGGCATACAGGTGATCATCGACAAAGATTTAGCCGACTACGACAACATCATCAAACAGCTCAACACAGGTGCATCGGTCACAGCAGAAGGATTAGTGGTCGAATCACCGGGAAAAGGCCAACGTATCGAAGTGCAAGCCTCCGCAATTACTGTGCACGGCGAAGCAGATCCTGAAACTTATCCCCTCCAGAAAAAACGCCATAGCTTTGAATTTTTGCGGACAATCGGTCATCTTCGGGGCAAAACCAATACCCTCGGCGCGGTAATGCGGGTGCGTAACGCTTGTGCCACAGCCATTCATCAATTTTTCCAAGAAAAAGGCTTTATTTGGGCGCACACACCGATTATTACAGCGAGTGATTGTGAAGGAGCTGGCGAAATGTTTGCGGTCACGAATTTTGATATTGCCAACCCAAAACGTGACAAAGCTGGGGCAATTAATTACGCCGAAGACTTTTTCGGTCGTCCGGCCTATTTAACGGTGAGTGGTCAGCTCGAAGCCGAAGTGATGGCGATGTCTTTTAAAAATGTCTATACTTTTGGCCCCACTTTCCGCGCCGAGAATTCCAATACCTCCCGTCACCTCGCAGAATTTTGGATGGTGGAACCGGAGATGGCTTTTTGCGATATTATTGGCGACCAAGATTTGGCGGAAGAATTTCTCAAGTACATCTTTAAATATGTGCTGGAAACTTGCCCAGAAGACATGGAATTTTTCAATAAGCGTATCGACAAAACTGTTCTTGAAACCGCCAACAATATTATCGATAACGAGTTTGAGCGCATTACCTATACCGAGGCGATCGCCCTACTAGAAAAAAGCTCTAAAAAATTTGAATTTCCCGTGGCATGGGGTATCGATATGCAGTCCGAACACGAACGTTATTTAGCAGAAGAATTATTCAAAAAGCCCCTAATTGTCACCAACTATCCCAAAGAAATTAAAGCCTTTTATATGCGTCTAAACGACGACGAAAAAACCGTTGCCGCCATGGATGTTTTAGTCCCAAAAATTGGTGAACTCATTGGCGGTTCCCAGCGGGAAGAACGACTAGACGTACTCGAACGCCGCATCAAAGCAATGAATATCGAAGCCGATGACCTCTGGTGGTATCTCGATTTACGTCGCTTTGGCACAGTGCCCCATGCAGGCTTTGGTTTAGGCTTCGAGCGACTGGTGCAATTTATGACGGGCATGGCAAATATCCGCGATGTGATTCCCTTTCCCCGCACACCTCTCAATGCAGAATTCTAA
- a CDS encoding TMEM165/GDT1 family protein yields MNFLTGFTSGLLLITLSEIGDKSFFIGAILAMRHPRKWVFIGAAAALTSMTLLSVWIGQIMTFFPQHYVRGIAVALFIGFGLKLLYDASRLSGQATMDGEQAEALEAVEQRERNIVIWSARSIMLEAFTLTFVAEWGDRTQIATVTMASAQHPYGVLLGAILGHVSCAAIAVVCGKLIAGRISERLLTALGGVLFIGFGILAAMESP; encoded by the coding sequence ATGAACTTTTTAACAGGATTTACCTCTGGGTTGTTACTGATCACCCTGTCGGAAATCGGGGATAAAAGCTTTTTTATTGGGGCAATCTTAGCCATGCGTCACCCCCGAAAGTGGGTGTTTATTGGGGCGGCGGCGGCTCTGACGAGCATGACTTTGCTCTCGGTCTGGATTGGGCAAATCATGACTTTTTTCCCGCAGCATTACGTCAGGGGCATTGCTGTCGCGTTGTTTATTGGTTTTGGGCTAAAACTGCTCTATGATGCCAGTCGCCTATCTGGCCAAGCAACCATGGACGGTGAACAGGCGGAGGCTCTAGAGGCAGTCGAACAGCGTGAACGAAACATTGTTATCTGGTCTGCTAGATCCATTATGTTGGAAGCATTTACCCTCACTTTTGTTGCCGAATGGGGCGATCGCACACAGATTGCAACCGTCACCATGGCATCTGCCCAGCATCCCTATGGCGTGTTATTAGGAGCAATTTTGGGTCATGTCAGTTGCGCGGCGATCGCCGTAGTCTGTGGCAAACTCATCGCTGGACGTATTTCTGAGCGTCTACTCACAGCATTAGGCGGTGTCTTATTTATCGGCTTTGGCATCCTCGCTGCGATGGAAAGCCCCTAA
- a CDS encoding cytochrome b/b6 domain-containing protein: MALSRPYQPLLLRILHGSVGLFLMAAILTAYWTYDTYDGRWGKIPLPTFPDIEGIHGTFGLWTLLIFPAFIIYAFHRGQKRLIQPNTLRKLTQVGKPIWWYNLNRVTNTLALLALTFAVFSGKMMDENWLPDGELNHAWYYAHLISWVVMVGAIALHLLMNAKVGGAPLLLSMLTWEFREKDSPTLWSGQLSRWWSSVQQGAWRKWFQPMTTMIALEIAILVSLVAAWIIPLLK; encoded by the coding sequence ATGGCATTATCCCGCCCTTATCAACCCCTTCTCCTGCGTATTTTGCATGGCTCTGTGGGGCTATTCCTCATGGCCGCTATTCTCACCGCCTATTGGACATACGACACCTACGACGGTCGCTGGGGCAAAATTCCCCTGCCCACCTTCCCAGACATTGAGGGCATCCATGGCACTTTTGGGCTGTGGACATTACTAATATTTCCGGCGTTTATCATCTATGCCTTCCATCGGGGGCAAAAACGATTGATACAACCCAATACCTTGAGAAAACTGACTCAAGTGGGCAAACCCATCTGGTGGTATAACCTCAATCGAGTGACAAATACTCTGGCACTGCTGGCATTAACCTTTGCTGTGTTCAGCGGCAAGATGATGGATGAAAACTGGCTACCCGATGGGGAGTTAAACCATGCTTGGTACTACGCTCATCTCATTTCGTGGGTGGTAATGGTCGGTGCCATTGCTCTACACCTGTTGATGAATGCCAAAGTGGGTGGGGCTCCATTGTTGCTCTCAATGCTGACTTGGGAGTTTCGCGAGAAAGATAGTCCGACTCTTTGGTCTGGGCAGCTTTCTAGGTGGTGGTCGAGTGTCCAGCAGGGAGCTTGGAGAAAATGGTTTCAACCAATGACGACGATGATTGCCTTGGAAATTGCGATTTTGGTGAGCCTTGTCGCGGCTTGGATTATTCCTCTACTTAAATAA